A part of Larkinella insperata genomic DNA contains:
- a CDS encoding pyridoxal phosphate-dependent aminotransferase — protein sequence MSLNRREWLRSGLLAGVGLAAAPAAYCEPWLDKPELAGALPPTAPKVALKARLSANENPYGPSPKALKAIAEAAPEGFLYPFQYGMQLQKMIADEEGVAPEQILLSAGSGALLHATALQYAYTNPGGSVLSADPTYESLVRAAVQHGMTWDKVPLTSGTYDHNLEEMEKRVNDKTSLVYVCNPNNPTGVTINPESLRAFVDRVSAKKPVFVDEAYIHYTGDPKKYTVIENIKKGQNVMVAKTFSKIYGMAGLRMGYMVGQPDTLKAISKWGGGVGNLSMTTLRAALACYKDDEFIKYSLSKGLEAREFLYATLKQNGYTYLPSGTNFVLFPIRMKGDDFTKKMMDNGVSVRQWKFDGQFWCRVSLGTMDQMKAFADALKVVS from the coding sequence ATGTCTCTGAATCGTCGCGAATGGCTCCGGTCTGGCCTGCTGGCCGGTGTAGGCTTAGCCGCTGCCCCAGCCGCTTATTGTGAACCCTGGCTGGACAAACCCGAGTTGGCCGGTGCTTTGCCGCCGACCGCTCCGAAGGTCGCGCTGAAAGCCCGTTTGTCGGCTAATGAAAACCCGTATGGTCCGTCGCCAAAGGCGCTGAAAGCCATCGCCGAAGCCGCCCCGGAAGGTTTTCTGTATCCGTTTCAATACGGAATGCAATTGCAGAAAATGATTGCCGATGAGGAAGGCGTCGCACCGGAGCAAATTCTGCTTTCGGCGGGTTCGGGAGCCTTGTTGCATGCAACGGCTTTGCAGTATGCGTACACGAATCCCGGAGGAAGCGTTCTGTCGGCCGATCCGACGTACGAATCGCTGGTGCGGGCGGCTGTTCAGCATGGTATGACCTGGGACAAAGTACCCCTGACATCCGGAACCTACGACCATAACCTGGAGGAAATGGAGAAGCGGGTGAACGACAAAACGAGTCTTGTCTATGTCTGTAATCCCAACAACCCCACGGGCGTAACGATCAACCCGGAAAGTCTGCGGGCGTTTGTTGACCGCGTTTCGGCCAAAAAACCGGTGTTTGTTGATGAAGCGTACATCCACTACACGGGCGATCCGAAAAAATACACGGTAATCGAAAACATCAAAAAAGGCCAGAACGTGATGGTCGCCAAGACCTTTTCCAAAATCTACGGAATGGCCGGCCTGCGGATGGGCTACATGGTTGGCCAACCGGATACGCTGAAGGCCATTTCTAAATGGGGCGGGGGCGTCGGCAACCTGAGCATGACGACGCTTCGGGCAGCTCTGGCCTGCTACAAAGACGACGAGTTTATCAAGTATTCGCTGAGCAAAGGCCTCGAAGCCCGTGAGTTTTTGTACGCGACGCTGAAACAGAACGGATATACTTACCTGCCCTCGGGCACAAACTTCGTGCTGTTCCCGATCCGGATGAAGGGCGATGATTTCACCAAGAAAATGATGGACAACGGCGTAAGCGTTCGCCAGTGGAAATTCGACGGCCAGTTCTGGTGCCGCGTCAGTCTCGGCACGATGGACCAGATGAAAGCCTTTGCCGATGCGCTGAAAGTTGTTTCCTGA
- the aroB gene encoding 3-dehydroquinate synthase — protein sequence MSVQISPLAESLPAFLKQHDYSAIAVLADMNTKRHCYPAIKNFLPKHKIFTVRAGEHHKNLATCETVWQGLTDAQFDRHALLINLGGGVIGDLGGFCAATYKRGIDFIQIPTTLLSQVDASVGGKLGIDFHGFKNHIGVFKLPEAVLIDTVFFQTLPELELRSGFAEIVKHCLIADAAKWNVIRRRDLQQQDWNDLVAHSVAIKKNIVEQDPNERGIRKILNFGHTLGHALETHFLADPKRRLLHGEAIAAGMIAEAFIAYRKGMIPAELLEQIEEYLFAVYGRVTIADTDLEPVLALTLQDKKNRNGQVRMALLDGPGSCAFDVPVTKAEMSRALEYYRT from the coding sequence ATGTCTGTTCAGATTTCCCCCCTGGCCGAAAGTTTGCCTGCCTTTTTAAAACAGCATGATTATTCGGCCATTGCTGTACTTGCCGATATGAATACCAAACGGCATTGTTATCCGGCCATCAAAAATTTTTTACCGAAACATAAAATTTTTACGGTTCGGGCGGGTGAGCATCACAAGAATTTAGCCACCTGCGAAACCGTCTGGCAGGGGTTGACGGACGCCCAGTTTGACCGGCACGCGCTGTTGATCAATCTCGGTGGGGGAGTAATTGGGGATTTGGGCGGTTTTTGCGCGGCAACCTACAAACGTGGCATTGATTTTATCCAGATTCCAACCACTTTACTGTCGCAGGTTGACGCCAGCGTGGGCGGAAAGCTGGGTATTGACTTTCACGGATTTAAGAACCATATTGGGGTCTTTAAACTGCCGGAAGCCGTTCTGATTGACACGGTATTTTTCCAGACCTTACCGGAGCTGGAACTCCGGTCGGGATTTGCCGAAATCGTCAAGCACTGCCTGATTGCCGATGCGGCCAAATGGAATGTCATCCGCCGTCGTGATCTGCAGCAGCAGGACTGGAATGACCTGGTGGCGCATTCGGTGGCGATCAAAAAAAATATTGTTGAGCAAGATCCAAACGAGCGGGGTATTCGTAAAATATTGAACTTCGGTCACACGCTGGGCCATGCACTCGAAACGCATTTTCTGGCCGATCCGAAACGTCGGTTGCTGCACGGAGAAGCCATTGCTGCCGGAATGATTGCCGAAGCGTTTATTGCTTACCGGAAAGGAATGATTCCGGCAGAGCTGCTGGAACAGATCGAAGAATACCTTTTTGCGGTCTATGGCCGCGTCACGATTGCAGATACGGACCTCGAGCCGGTATTGGCGCTAACGTTACAGGACAAGAAAAATCGGAACGGTCAGGTGCGGATGGCCCTGCTCGACGGACCGGGAAGTTGTGCCTTCGACGTGCCGGTTACCAAGGCCGAAATGAGCCGGGCATTGGAGTACTATAGAACCTAA
- a CDS encoding DUF4136 domain-containing protein, with protein sequence MKHFIGVLVLLAVVSLAGCMPGKLFVEHDYSYEGHFKNYESFNFLECEYIDSTLLCSDIQEAIRHQMEARGYKVANRAPNLLISYNIFRNDLRFRGYQQPVIKDWVVSEDGDATYKRIDYNLDEGTLMISLIDAETYQVIWKGYASRVTRNPNFKNNYFKGIVRSIFDQYPLMASARK encoded by the coding sequence ATGAAACATTTTATTGGCGTCCTTGTGTTGCTGGCCGTGGTTTCGCTCGCCGGCTGCATGCCCGGAAAGTTATTTGTCGAACACGATTACAGCTACGAGGGGCATTTTAAAAATTACGAGTCTTTTAATTTTCTGGAATGTGAGTACATCGACTCAACGCTACTTTGCTCGGACATTCAGGAAGCCATTCGCCACCAGATGGAGGCTCGGGGCTATAAAGTAGCCAACCGGGCTCCGAATCTGCTTATCTCCTACAACATTTTTCGGAACGACCTGCGTTTCCGGGGGTATCAGCAACCCGTTATCAAAGACTGGGTTGTGAGTGAAGACGGGGACGCAACCTACAAACGGATTGATTACAACCTCGACGAAGGTACCCTGATGATTTCATTGATCGATGCAGAAACCTACCAGGTCATCTGGAAGGGCTATGCCTCCCGTGTTACCCGAAATCCCAACTTCAAGAATAATTACTTCAAGGGCATTGTCCGATCCATTTTTGATCAGTACCCTTTGATGGCTTCGGCCCGAAAATAG
- the gldA gene encoding gliding motility-associated ABC transporter ATP-binding subunit GldA gives MSILVQNLTKLYTRPGAPAQRAVDAISFAVQPGEIVGFLGPNGAGKSTTMKIATAYLPPTEGTVKVNGFDVRTHSIDVRRSLGYLPEHNPLYLDMYVKEFLNVAGSLHGLRGAVLRQRVTDMIELVGLGLEQRKKIGQLSKGYRQRVGLAQALIHNPPVLILDEPTTGLDPNQLSEIRQVIRTIGREKTVLFSTHIMQEVEALCDRVIIINRGRIVADGELSTLRETSDGSVVVVAEFERDLADATVLNELPGIRQIDALGESRYRLTADKDSDLRAAIFRLAADKNLTLVGLKQQESSLEGIFRELTKTNSEP, from the coding sequence ATGTCCATTCTGGTACAAAACCTGACTAAACTCTATACCCGCCCGGGTGCTCCGGCCCAACGGGCGGTCGATGCCATTTCCTTTGCGGTTCAGCCGGGCGAAATTGTGGGCTTTCTGGGGCCAAACGGGGCCGGAAAATCAACAACCATGAAAATTGCCACGGCATACCTGCCGCCCACCGAGGGTACGGTAAAGGTCAACGGGTTCGATGTTCGCACCCACTCCATCGATGTCCGGCGCAGCCTGGGTTACCTGCCCGAGCACAATCCGCTCTACCTGGATATGTACGTGAAGGAGTTTCTAAACGTTGCGGGTTCGCTGCACGGCCTGCGGGGCGCGGTACTGCGCCAGCGGGTAACCGATATGATTGAACTGGTCGGGCTGGGCCTGGAGCAACGCAAAAAGATCGGTCAGTTATCGAAGGGTTACCGGCAACGCGTCGGGCTGGCTCAGGCGCTGATTCACAATCCGCCGGTGCTGATTCTGGACGAACCCACTACCGGATTGGACCCCAACCAGCTTTCGGAAATCCGCCAGGTGATCCGGACCATTGGGCGCGAAAAAACCGTTCTGTTTTCCACCCACATCATGCAGGAAGTCGAAGCCCTCTGCGACCGGGTCATCATCATCAACCGGGGTCGGATTGTGGCCGATGGAGAGTTGAGCACTCTGCGGGAAACCTCCGACGGCTCGGTGGTTGTAGTGGCCGAATTTGAGCGGGATCTGGCCGACGCAACGGTTTTGAACGAGCTGCCCGGCATCCGGCAGATTGATGCGCTGGGCGAAAGCCGTTACCGCCTGACCGCTGACAAGGATAGCGATCTGCGGGCGGCCATCTTCCGGTTAGCCGCCGATAAAAACCTGACGCTGGTTGGCCTGAAACAGCAGGAAAGCAGCTTGGAAGGTATTTTCAGGGAGCTTACAAAAACAAACAGCGAACCATAA
- a CDS encoding lysozyme inhibitor LprI family protein: MRTKHIGTVVGCLMTISAWAQQPGVPTPTRRNDDHPPEVFTNCDSAQTQTELNLCAQMRFQKADQELNAIYKQLLELLPKDDKMMVVEAQRQWLAYRDAHCKIYEKMYAGGSMLSMVLANCKEAATLNRINELKELIAERKLRQ, translated from the coding sequence ATGAGGACGAAACACATCGGTACGGTAGTGGGCTGCCTGATGACCATCAGTGCCTGGGCGCAGCAACCGGGAGTTCCAACGCCGACCCGAAGAAATGACGACCATCCGCCGGAAGTTTTTACCAACTGCGACAGCGCCCAGACACAGACCGAGCTGAACTTATGCGCCCAGATGCGGTTTCAGAAAGCCGATCAGGAATTGAATGCAATCTACAAGCAATTGCTCGAGTTGCTGCCTAAAGACGATAAGATGATGGTGGTGGAGGCCCAGCGTCAATGGCTGGCTTACCGCGATGCTCACTGCAAGATTTACGAGAAAATGTACGCGGGCGGTTCCATGCTGAGCATGGTGCTTGCCAATTGCAAAGAAGCCGCAACCCTGAACCGGATTAACGAACTAAAAGAACTAATAGCCGAACGTAAACTTAGACAATAG
- a CDS encoding amino acid permease — MSDSVFRKKSVGKAVADIDEGDSSHLNKVLGVRDLTSFGIAAIIGAGIFSTIGRASVNGGPAVSLLFVFTAIACVFTALSYAQFASTVPVSGSAYTYAYVSFGEIFAWIIGWALILEYAVSNMVVAISWSEYFTSMLGGFNIHFPGYWSSDYGSAARAYAEVQASASPGSLPANTRELAQAFQDAPTIGGLKLIADLPAGVITILITALVYIGIKESRTASNILVVLKLAVIGLVIAAGAFYVKPENWSPFAPNGVSGVLSGVASVFFAFIGFDSISTTAEECRNPQRDLPRAMIYCLIICTVLYVLITLVLTGMVNYKELGVDDPLAYVFQKVDLNFVAGIISVSAVVAITSALLVYQLGQPRIWMTMSRDGLLWPRFSQIHPRYRTPSFATIVTGFLVAVPSLFLDMQFFIDLTSVGTFFAFILVCGGILYLDAKGLSRHSKFKVPYVNGKYIIGIALLITMTLVVRAGGLVSGIEEKPLLAFFWLTWAVLAVLAFRQNFSLLPVLGILTNLYLMTELGVSNWLIFVIWLIIGLVIYFLYGYRKSKLAMENNQ, encoded by the coding sequence ATGAGTGATTCAGTATTCCGGAAGAAATCAGTTGGTAAAGCCGTCGCCGATATCGACGAAGGGGATTCGTCCCACCTGAACAAAGTCCTGGGTGTTCGCGATTTGACTTCCTTCGGGATTGCCGCCATCATCGGAGCCGGAATATTCAGTACCATCGGGCGGGCCAGCGTCAACGGCGGTCCGGCGGTTTCCCTGCTGTTTGTATTTACGGCCATTGCCTGCGTTTTTACGGCGCTTAGCTACGCGCAGTTTGCCTCGACGGTGCCCGTTAGCGGAAGCGCTTACACGTACGCATACGTGTCATTCGGGGAGATTTTTGCCTGGATCATCGGATGGGCGCTTATCCTGGAGTACGCCGTCAGCAACATGGTGGTGGCTATTTCGTGGTCTGAATATTTTACGTCGATGCTCGGCGGGTTTAACATTCATTTTCCGGGATACTGGTCCTCCGACTACGGATCGGCCGCCCGGGCTTACGCGGAAGTGCAGGCCAGCGCGTCGCCCGGTAGCCTGCCCGCCAACACGCGGGAACTGGCCCAGGCTTTCCAGGACGCTCCGACCATCGGCGGTTTGAAACTCATTGCCGACTTGCCCGCCGGGGTGATTACCATTCTGATTACGGCCCTGGTGTACATCGGTATCAAAGAATCCCGAACCGCCAGCAACATTCTGGTGGTGCTGAAACTGGCCGTTATCGGCCTGGTAATTGCCGCCGGGGCTTTTTACGTCAAACCCGAAAACTGGTCGCCGTTCGCACCCAATGGCGTTAGCGGGGTTTTGAGCGGGGTTGCTTCGGTGTTTTTTGCGTTCATCGGTTTTGATTCCATCTCGACGACCGCCGAAGAATGCCGTAATCCGCAGCGCGACCTGCCCCGGGCCATGATTTACTGTCTGATCATCTGCACGGTTTTGTACGTCCTGATCACCCTGGTGCTGACCGGTATGGTCAACTACAAGGAACTGGGCGTGGATGATCCGCTGGCGTATGTGTTCCAGAAAGTGGATCTGAACTTTGTGGCCGGTATCATTTCGGTCAGCGCCGTTGTGGCCATCACGAGCGCCTTGCTGGTGTACCAGCTGGGCCAGCCGCGCATCTGGATGACCATGAGCCGCGATGGGTTGCTGTGGCCGCGTTTCTCGCAAATCCACCCGCGTTACCGGACTCCTTCCTTCGCAACCATCGTAACGGGTTTTCTGGTGGCGGTCCCCTCGCTTTTCCTGGACATGCAGTTCTTTATCGACTTGACGAGCGTGGGTACGTTCTTCGCTTTTATTCTGGTATGCGGGGGGATTCTGTACCTGGATGCAAAGGGGCTTTCCCGTCATTCGAAGTTTAAAGTTCCCTACGTCAACGGCAAGTACATCATCGGGATCGCCTTGCTGATTACCATGACGCTGGTGGTCCGGGCGGGCGGGCTTGTGAGCGGAATCGAAGAAAAACCGCTGCTGGCTTTTTTCTGGCTTACCTGGGCGGTTCTGGCCGTTCTGGCGTTCCGTCAAAACTTCTCGCTGTTGCCGGTGCTGGGTATCCTGACCAACCTGTATCTGATGACCGAACTGGGGGTTAGCAACTGGCTTATTTTTGTCATCTGGCTTATTATCGGCCTCGTTATCTACTTCCTGTACGGCTACCGGAAAAGCAAGCTGGCGATGGAAAACAATCAGTAA
- a CDS encoding zinc metallopeptidase, with translation MPGIWIIFIIFALLSAGVSWRLRSKFNEYSQIGLSNGLSGKEIAERMLHENNIYDVRVLSVEGMLTDHYNPQDKTVNLSADVYYGRSVAAAAVAAHECGHAVQHATAYGPLKFRSAMVPFLTISSSYLQWIILIGILLINTTIIPLAIGVALFAVTTLFSFVTLPVEFDASRRALAWVQNRNIVNQREYGYAKDALWWAAMTYVVAALGSLATLLYYASLLMGGRRSD, from the coding sequence ATGCCTGGAATCTGGATTATTTTCATCATTTTCGCTTTGCTCAGTGCTGGTGTTAGCTGGCGGTTGAGAAGCAAGTTCAATGAGTACTCCCAAATCGGACTGAGTAACGGTCTGAGCGGTAAGGAGATTGCCGAACGGATGCTCCACGAAAACAACATTTACGACGTTCGCGTCCTGTCGGTTGAGGGGATGCTGACGGACCACTATAACCCGCAGGACAAAACCGTCAACCTGAGTGCCGACGTTTATTACGGGCGAAGCGTTGCGGCTGCGGCTGTGGCGGCCCACGAATGCGGCCATGCCGTGCAACACGCAACGGCGTACGGCCCGCTCAAGTTTCGTTCAGCGATGGTACCGTTCCTGACGATTTCGTCCAGCTACCTGCAATGGATTATTCTGATCGGTATTTTGCTGATTAACACAACCATTATTCCGCTGGCGATTGGGGTGGCCCTATTTGCCGTAACGACGCTGTTTAGTTTCGTGACCCTGCCCGTTGAGTTCGACGCCAGCCGTCGGGCGCTGGCTTGGGTGCAAAACCGCAACATTGTCAACCAACGGGAGTATGGTTATGCCAAAGATGCCCTCTGGTGGGCAGCCATGACCTACGTTGTTGCCGCACTTGGTTCGCTGGCAACACTGCTCTACTACGCCAGCCTGCTTATGGGTGGCCGCCGAAGCGACTAA
- the rfaE2 gene encoding D-glycero-beta-D-manno-heptose 1-phosphate adenylyltransferase, producing MTESKILTREQAVEQAKTWHAEGKQIVFTNGCFDILHLGHVDYLEKARQAGDKLILGLNTDASVSRIKGPLRPVVNEYARARLMASLAFVDAVVLFDEPTPLELIQAVQPDVLVKGDDYAVADIVGADFVQQNGGRVQTIPLVAGYSTTAIIGKIRKAYAE from the coding sequence ATGACTGAATCCAAAATCCTGACCCGCGAACAAGCCGTTGAACAGGCTAAAACCTGGCACGCCGAAGGCAAACAGATCGTGTTTACCAACGGTTGTTTCGACATTCTGCATTTGGGGCATGTCGATTACTTGGAAAAAGCGCGGCAGGCCGGAGACAAGCTGATTCTTGGATTAAATACCGATGCTTCCGTGAGCCGGATCAAAGGCCCGCTGCGGCCTGTTGTCAACGAATACGCCCGCGCCCGGCTGATGGCGTCGCTGGCCTTCGTCGACGCCGTTGTTCTTTTCGACGAGCCGACGCCCCTTGAACTCATTCAGGCGGTTCAACCGGATGTGCTGGTGAAAGGCGACGACTACGCAGTTGCCGATATTGTGGGCGCCGATTTCGTGCAGCAAAATGGAGGTCGGGTGCAAACCATTCCGCTCGTGGCGGGTTATTCTACCACGGCCATCATCGGAAAAATCCGCAAGGCTTACGCCGAATGA
- a CDS encoding lysylphosphatidylglycerol synthase transmembrane domain-containing protein produces the protein MKNILKYGISLSIAAGLLWYVFKDIDRAAMFEAFSKANYSWIIVSGLLTVVAHWSRAYRWGLLMEPVVGHRPSPFNTTVSVLTGYFANLVVPRMGEVTRCGTLNRLEGVPVNVSFGTVVAERIVDVLVLLLLLGATFLIEFSRLSTFLMDFFSTKLNVTGLRDNSWLLVLLGGCLLGFAVMVWFFYSRYKEILRQKPFYQKIEKFMAGLLDGLLSVRKLKNPGAFVFHTALIWTMYYFMSFVLIFAMPQTAGLDWRAGLTILIMGSIGMAAPVQGGAGAFNILVGAALALYGLSNQDGATLATLMLFTQWFYIVVLGALSFLVVMIKGKNPQSQTSPVSQQVVNAKP, from the coding sequence TTGAAAAACATTTTAAAGTACGGCATTTCGCTCAGTATTGCGGCCGGGCTGCTCTGGTACGTATTCAAGGACATTGACCGGGCGGCTATGTTTGAGGCATTCAGCAAAGCCAACTACAGCTGGATTATCGTATCCGGTTTGCTCACCGTCGTTGCCCACTGGAGCCGGGCCTACCGTTGGGGGTTGCTGATGGAACCCGTTGTGGGTCATCGTCCTTCGCCGTTCAACACCACCGTATCGGTTCTGACGGGCTATTTCGCTAACCTGGTGGTGCCGCGCATGGGCGAAGTAACGCGCTGCGGTACGCTCAATCGCCTGGAAGGGGTGCCCGTCAACGTGAGTTTCGGGACAGTCGTTGCCGAGCGGATTGTCGATGTACTGGTTCTTTTGCTGCTGCTGGGTGCTACCTTCCTGATCGAATTCAGCCGGTTGAGCACGTTTCTGATGGACTTTTTCTCGACCAAACTTAATGTAACGGGTTTGCGGGATAATTCCTGGCTGCTGGTTCTGCTGGGGGGCTGCCTGCTCGGATTTGCGGTTATGGTCTGGTTTTTCTACAGCCGCTACAAAGAAATTCTCCGTCAGAAGCCGTTCTATCAGAAGATTGAAAAATTTATGGCCGGTTTGCTCGACGGTCTGCTGAGCGTTCGTAAACTGAAGAACCCCGGCGCTTTCGTGTTCCATACGGCCCTGATCTGGACCATGTACTACTTCATGTCGTTTGTCCTGATCTTTGCCATGCCCCAAACTGCGGGTCTGGACTGGCGCGCCGGACTGACCATTCTGATCATGGGGTCAATTGGGATGGCGGCCCCCGTTCAGGGCGGAGCCGGAGCTTTCAACATTCTGGTTGGGGCGGCCCTGGCGCTGTACGGCCTGAGCAACCAGGATGGCGCTACGCTGGCAACGCTGATGCTGTTTACGCAGTGGTTCTACATTGTGGTGCTGGGGGCACTGAGCTTTCTGGTCGTGATGATCAAAGGGAAAAACCCACAGTCGCAAACCAGCCCGGTTTCTCAGCAAGTCGTCAACGCCAAACCCTAG
- the panD gene encoding aspartate 1-decarboxylase: protein MFITVMKSKIHRVRVTQAELNYVGSITIDEDLMDAAGLIENEQVHIVNNNNGERLITYVIKGERGSGIICLNGAAARRAQVGDIIIIISYGMMTTEEARAYTPLVVFPDGNNRLV, encoded by the coding sequence ATGTTTATTACTGTAATGAAATCCAAGATCCACCGGGTCCGGGTGACGCAGGCCGAACTGAATTACGTCGGCAGCATCACCATCGACGAGGACCTGATGGATGCGGCTGGTCTGATCGAAAACGAGCAGGTCCATATTGTTAACAACAACAACGGCGAGCGCCTGATCACCTACGTAATCAAGGGGGAGCGCGGTTCGGGCATCATCTGTCTGAACGGGGCGGCTGCCCGTCGCGCGCAGGTTGGCGACATCATTATCATCATCTCCTACGGCATGATGACTACGGAAGAAGCCAGAGCCTACACGCCACTAGTGGTCTTTCCGGACGGCAACAACCGACTCGTCTAA
- the panC gene encoding pantoate--beta-alanine ligase, producing MYLYETIADLRQAIDNQRKNNLSVGLVPTMGALHAGHLSLIDASKAQNDLTVCSIFVNPTQFNNADDLARYPHTLEADCALLEAAGCDFVFAPSVEEMYPTSPVLKLNFGELETVMEGAFRPGHFNGVGLVVAKLFHIVQPDRAYFGQKDLQQVAVVKRLVRDLSFPLELIRMPIVREEDGLAMSSRNRNLTPDERRDALELYQALSKAREILQTGNSVEAAKTAVNEHFQAHPAFRVEYFEIANADTLQPVDQLQAPGATALCIAAHLGKTRLIDNLIL from the coding sequence ATGTACCTTTACGAAACCATTGCCGACCTTCGGCAAGCGATTGATAATCAGCGCAAAAATAACCTATCGGTGGGCCTCGTACCCACAATGGGCGCTCTGCACGCGGGTCACCTGTCGCTGATCGATGCGTCCAAAGCGCAGAATGACCTGACGGTTTGCAGCATCTTCGTCAACCCGACCCAATTCAACAACGCCGACGATCTGGCCCGCTACCCGCATACGCTGGAAGCCGACTGTGCGTTGCTGGAAGCTGCCGGCTGCGACTTCGTCTTTGCTCCCTCTGTGGAAGAAATGTATCCGACCAGCCCCGTGCTGAAATTGAACTTCGGAGAACTGGAGACGGTCATGGAAGGCGCTTTCCGGCCGGGCCACTTCAACGGCGTCGGTCTGGTGGTTGCCAAATTATTCCACATCGTCCAGCCCGACCGGGCGTATTTCGGACAGAAGGATTTGCAGCAGGTTGCGGTGGTAAAGCGGCTGGTTCGTGACCTGAGCTTTCCCCTGGAACTGATCCGGATGCCAATCGTGCGGGAAGAAGACGGCCTGGCGATGTCGTCGCGAAACCGTAATCTGACGCCCGACGAACGCCGGGATGCGCTCGAACTGTACCAGGCGCTGAGCAAGGCCCGGGAGATTTTGCAAACCGGCAATTCCGTCGAAGCCGCTAAAACGGCCGTAAACGAGCACTTTCAGGCCCACCCCGCTTTCCGGGTCGAATATTTTGAAATTGCCAATGCCGATACCCTGCAACCCGTCGACCAGCTTCAGGCCCCGGGCGCAACGGCCCTGTGCATTGCCGCGCACCTGGGCAAAACCCGTCTGATCGATAACCTCATTCTCTGA
- a CDS encoding glycogen/starch synthase: protein MSKLRILYVASEINPFLQTSAVADFVRKLPQAMQERGMEIRILVPRFGLINERKNRLHEVVRLSGINITVGDEEKPLIIKVASIPNAKLQVYFIDNEDYFQRKHVFLDKDDRFYEDNDERAIFFCKGVLETVKKLGWSPDIVHCNDWMTALIPLYLKTTYKNDPMFKDTKSVFSVYNNSFSYRFDAGLVEKAKALDVDEDMLQYLKSADYDGFIRMGCTYADVVVKANEDYSESLNSILNDLSDKKVDLTEEGEEVADQYYNLYTELAG, encoded by the coding sequence ATGAGCAAACTTCGGATTCTCTACGTTGCCAGTGAAATCAACCCTTTCCTCCAGACCTCTGCTGTTGCCGATTTTGTTCGGAAACTCCCGCAGGCGATGCAGGAGCGGGGCATGGAAATTCGCATTCTGGTGCCACGTTTCGGGCTGATCAATGAGCGCAAAAACCGGCTGCACGAAGTAGTTCGGTTATCGGGAATCAACATTACGGTGGGCGACGAAGAAAAACCACTGATTATCAAGGTGGCATCAATCCCCAACGCCAAGCTTCAAGTGTATTTTATTGACAACGAAGACTATTTTCAACGGAAACACGTTTTTCTTGACAAGGACGACCGGTTCTACGAAGATAACGATGAGCGGGCGATTTTCTTCTGCAAAGGCGTACTGGAAACCGTAAAAAAACTGGGTTGGTCGCCCGATATCGTCCATTGTAACGACTGGATGACGGCGCTGATTCCGCTGTACCTGAAAACGACCTACAAAAACGACCCGATGTTTAAGGACACCAAGTCGGTATTCTCGGTCTACAACAATTCCTTTTCGTACCGCTTCGACGCCGGTCTGGTCGAAAAAGCCAAAGCGTTGGACGTGGATGAAGATATGTTACAATATCTGAAATCGGCTGATTACGACGGTTTTATCCGGATGGGATGCACCTATGCGGATGTTGTAGTGAAAGCCAACGAAGATTATAGCGAGAGTTTAAATAGCATCCTGAATGATTTGTCCGACAAGAAAGTTGACCTTACCGAAGAAGGCGAGGAAGTTGCTGACCAATATTACAACCTTTACACGGAACTGGCGGGCTAA